One window of the Chitinophaga niabensis genome contains the following:
- a CDS encoding DUF4402 domain-containing protein translates to MRSPRILSTVKLAALLLCFNGLAAYAQQPPPRPISIYVNPAQGLIFGAFFQGVSGGTVIVYPDGSRAVTGTIMQANLGFPFSPAIFEVEANPGTLVSILNGPDVLLSGSNGGNIQLHIGTASTGSPFIVTTTPPGRTQVRIGGTLTIGSPLANPEGSYSGSFSVTFIQE, encoded by the coding sequence ATGAGGAGTCCGAGAATATTATCCACTGTAAAACTGGCCGCTTTGCTGTTGTGTTTTAATGGCCTTGCTGCGTATGCACAACAGCCTCCCCCACGCCCGATCTCTATTTATGTGAACCCTGCACAGGGGCTGATCTTTGGCGCTTTTTTTCAGGGTGTTTCAGGTGGTACGGTGATCGTTTATCCGGATGGTTCGCGTGCTGTAACCGGTACTATTATGCAGGCCAACCTTGGTTTCCCTTTTTCACCGGCCATCTTTGAAGTAGAAGCTAACCCAGGTACGCTCGTTTCCATTCTGAATGGTCCGGATGTATTGTTGTCAGGCAGTAATGGTGGGAATATACAATTGCATATTGGCACCGCCAGTACAGGGTCTCCCTTTATTGTTACAACAACTCCGCCGGGCCGCACACAGGTAAGGATTGGTGGAACGCTTACGATAGGAAGCCCGCTGGCCAACCCGGAAGGTTCCTATAGCGGATCTTTTTCAGTCACATTCATCCAGGAATAA
- a CDS encoding glycoside hydrolase family 26 protein, whose product MKTLFFLCCCVQISMAQTIDRKATPETKALFKNLLQLSKEHVLFGHQHATEYGHGWANEADRSDVKSVVGSHPAVIGVDFMGFSGNSPEAVKQAKELVRKTVTDAYDRGGVITAAWHFSNPVSKGGFYWVDSLSLPAVKYIIPGGSAHHTYKEILRGIGEWAHSVKGKNGTLAPVIFRPFHEFDGDWFWWGKGHTSREDFISLWRFTVSYLRDSLQVHNFIYAFSPDNKFNTRDEFLERYPGDEWVDMVGMDNYGDMGRDRYDLETAARKLKIVSDYALEKGKLAAFTETGLESIPNTNWWTGTLSKVLKTPGLQLSYVLVWRNDMKSPTHYYAPFPGQVSVPDFKLFYDAPYTLFEKDLKGIYR is encoded by the coding sequence ATGAAAACACTCTTCTTCCTTTGCTGCTGTGTGCAGATCAGCATGGCGCAAACTATCGACAGAAAGGCCACTCCTGAAACGAAGGCATTGTTCAAAAACCTTCTTCAACTCTCTAAGGAGCATGTGTTATTTGGCCATCAGCATGCTACGGAGTATGGGCATGGTTGGGCAAATGAAGCAGACAGGTCTGATGTAAAGTCTGTAGTGGGCTCTCATCCTGCAGTGATAGGTGTTGATTTCATGGGCTTCTCCGGCAATTCTCCGGAAGCGGTAAAACAGGCAAAAGAACTGGTCAGAAAAACAGTGACAGATGCTTATGACCGTGGTGGTGTGATCACAGCTGCATGGCATTTCTCCAACCCGGTTTCCAAAGGTGGTTTCTATTGGGTGGACTCTCTTTCCTTGCCGGCAGTTAAATATATTATTCCCGGCGGCAGTGCACATCACACTTATAAAGAAATCCTTCGCGGTATTGGAGAGTGGGCACATAGTGTAAAGGGAAAGAATGGAACCCTCGCGCCGGTTATCTTCCGCCCCTTTCATGAATTTGACGGGGATTGGTTCTGGTGGGGGAAAGGCCATACCTCCCGGGAAGACTTTATTTCATTATGGCGCTTTACGGTTTCTTACCTGAGAGACAGCCTGCAGGTGCATAATTTCATCTATGCTTTTTCACCGGATAATAAATTCAATACGAGAGATGAGTTCCTGGAACGTTATCCCGGAGATGAATGGGTAGATATGGTAGGCATGGATAATTACGGGGATATGGGAAGAGACCGGTATGACCTGGAAACGGCTGCGCGTAAGTTAAAGATCGTATCTGACTATGCACTCGAAAAAGGCAAGCTGGCCGCCTTCACGGAAACAGGATTGGAATCCATTCCCAATACAAACTGGTGGACAGGTACGCTTTCAAAAGTATTGAAAACACCGGGGCTGCAATTGAGTTATGTGTTGGTGTGGCGAAATGATATGAAGAGCCCTACGCATTATTATGCACCCTTTCCGGGGCAGGTGAGTGTACCGGATTTTAAACTGTTCTATGATGCTCCGTATACTTTGTTTGAGAAGGATCTGAAGGGGATCTACCGGTAA